The sequence GGACCGCCGCCGTCGCCGCGGCGCTCGCCCGCGGCCGCCCCGTCGCCGAGGTGGCGAGGTCCGTCGCGCTCAGCGAACGCCAGCTGTACCGCCTCAGCCTGGACGCGTTCGGCTACGGCCCCAAGACCCTGACCCGGGTGCTCCGGTTCGTCCGCGCGCTCGATCTGGCGCGCTCCGGGATGCCCCGCGCACAGGTCGCGGCATGCGCCGGATACGCGGACCAGGCGCATCTCGCCCGCGAGGTGAAGGTGCTGGCGGGGGCCCCGATGGGGGTGCTGCTCGCCCCGGGTTAGCGTGTCCGTCATGGACTACCAGGCCGTTCTCGAGGAGGTAGCGGCCCACGCCAGGCCGTATGTGCGACGGGGCAGGGTCGCCGACTACATACCGGCCCTGGAACGGGTGTCGGCGGACCGTTTCGGGATCGCGGTGGCCGACATCCACGGCGAGGTGTACGGCGTCGGCGACTGGGAGACCCCGTTCTCCGTCCAGTCCATCTCCAAGGCCTTCTCGCTGGCGCTGGTGATGTCGCAGAGCCATGACGGCCACGACGACATCTGGAAGCGGGTGGGCCGCGAGCCGTCCGGTACGCCGTTCAACTCGCTGGTCCAGCTGGAGGCCGAGGACGGCATCCCGCGCAACCCGTTCATCAACGCGGGCGCGCTGGTGGTCACCGACCGGCTGCAGACCCTCACCGGCGATGCCAGCACCTCGATGCTGCACTTCCTCCGTGAGGAGAGCGGCAACCCGGACCTCGCCTTCGACCAGGCGGTGGCCGACTCCGAGGCCGAACACGGCGACCGCAACGCGGCGCTGGCGCATTTCATGGCGTCCTTCGGCAACCTGGAGAACCCTGTCCCCAGCGTCATCGAGCACTACTTCTGGCAGTGCTCGATCGAGATGAGCTGCCGGGACCTGGCCGTCGCCGGCGGTTTCCTCGCCCGTCACGGGCTGCGCGCCGACGGAAGCCGCCTGCTGGAGGCCCGCGAGGCCAAGCGGATCAATGCGGTGATGCTGACCTGCGGGACGTATGACGCGGCGGGGGAGTTCGCCTACCGCGTGGGGCTGCCCGCGAAGAGCGGTGTCGGCGGCGGCATCATCGCCGTGATCCCGGGCCGCTGCACGCTGTGCGTGTGGAGCCCCGGACTCGACGCCCGCGGCAATTCGGTGGCGGGCGCCGCGGCGCTGGACCACTTCACGACGCTGACGGGATGGTCGGTGTTCTGACGGGCGGGCGGCCCGGCGCCGTCTGCGCGGGCCCTTCGGCCGTCGGCCCGGCGCCGCCTGTATGGGTTCTCCGGTCGTCCGCCCGGCGCCCCGTTGCCGTTGTGGGCGCCCGGCGGCTGGCGCATCGTGGGCGTAGGAGGTGCACGGCCATGGAGCACGAGATGCGCGCCGAGTACGAGGAAGGCGTCCTGCCGCACGCGGACACGCCGGTGAAGATCTGGCACATGGTGCGGCTGGAAGGCACCCTCGCGATGTGCGGGCGGGAGCTGGCACCGGCCGCCGCCACCCAGACGGCCGAAGTCTGGGGCACGCCCAAGGGAGAGCCCTTCTGCCACAGCTGCGGCGCGATGTACCTGCGCGAGCACCCCGGGGACATCGGCTAGGCGGACATGCCGCCCAGGTCCGGGGCGCACCTGACGGACTCCTGGGTGCCCGGGCGCGCCTACGGCAGCGGCGCGAACAGATCGACCCCATGGCCGTCCGGGTCCTGCACGACGGCGTAGCGCTGCCCCCAGAAGGCGTCCCACGGCGGCTTCTCGCCCGTATAGCCGGCGGCGGTGAGTTCCGCGTAGACGGCGTCGACCCCGGCGGGGTCGGCGCACTCGAAAGCCAGCCCCGTCGGCGTGCCGCCCTGCGGCGGCGTCCAGTCCGGGTCGACGGCCCGCGCGGTCGCGTGGGTGTCCCACATCAGCCGCAGACCGCCCGGGAGCTGCGCCTCTGCGTGCGGGGCGCGGTCCGCCTCGGCGGGGACGTCCAGGCCGAGGCGGCGGTAGAAGGCGAGGGCCGCGGCCATGTCGGCCACCACGATGCCGATGGCGGCGAACCGCGGCGTGGACGGTGTGGTGGAGGACGCTGGTGCGGTGGAGGAAGGGGTACTGGAGGAAGGAGTGCTGGTCATGCGGCGAGCGTAGGGCGCCCGCCGCGCCGCGGTCTTGAACGAATCGGACGTGGTGGCGTCCGCCTCACGGGCAGCGGATGACCTGTCCCGCATACGAGAGGTTGCCGCCGAAGGCGAACAGCAGCACCGGAGCGCCGGAGCTGATCTCACGGCGTTCGACCAGCTTGGACAGGGCGAGCGGCACGGAGGCCGCAGAGGTATTCCCGGAGTCGACGACATCCTTGGCGACCACCGCGTTGACCGCCCCGAGCCGTTCGGCGACCGGCTCGATGATCCGCAGGTTGGCCTGGTGCAGCACCACACCGGCAAGATCGGCGGGGGTGATCCCGGAGCGTTCGCACACCGTGCGGGCGATGGCCGGCAGCTGGGTGGTCGCCCAGCGGTAGACGGTCTGGCCCTCCTGGGAGAACCGGGCCGGCTCGCCCTCGATGCGTACCGCACCGCCCATCTGCGGCACCGAGCCCCACAGCACGGGACCGATCTCCGGCTCGGGCGAGGCGCTGACCACCGCGGCGCCCGCACCGTCGCCGACCAGCACACAGGTCGAGCGGTCCGTCCAGTCCACGACCTCGGTGAACTTCTCCGCCCCGATGACCAGCGCATGGGTCGAGGAACCGGCCCGGATGGCGTGGTCGGCGGTGGCCAGCGCATGGGTGAAGCCGGAGCAGACGACGTTGAGGTCCATCGTGGCGGGGGCGTCCAGCCCGAGCCGGGCGGCGACCCGGGCCGCGGTGTTCGGGCTGCGGTCGGTGGCCGTGCAGGTGGCGACCAGCACCAGGTCGATGTCCTGCGGGGCGAGGCCACTGGCGGCCAGGGCCTTGGCCGCGGCGGCGGACGCCATGGCGTCCACGGTCTCGTCCGGGGCGGCGACATGGCGGGTGCGGATGCCGACCCGGCTGCGGATCCAGGCGTCGTCGGTGTCGACCATCGCGGCGAGGTCGTCGTTGGTGAGCACGCCGGAGGGCTGGTAATGGCCGAGAGCCAGGACGCGTGACCCGGTCATGAAATCCCCTGTACGTGGGTGGGCGGTACGTCACCAGTCTCACCCCTCGCTGCCGACGGGCGGCTGCGTGAACTGCCAATGTTCCGTCGCCAGAACTGGAGACACTTGTCAGAACCGCGGAGATCCCTCTCTGGAGATCCCTGGCGTCTGACCTGCGTCCGACCCGCGCCCGGCCCGGAGCCCGGCCCGCGGGCGGCCCGCAGGGAGCGGGGCGCCCACGGGCGGCGGGGCGGAATCCCGCAGGGGCAGCAGCCCGCCCGATCCAACGGCAGAGCTACGGCGCCCGGGCGTATTGCTCCGCCCGCGGGCGCGTCCCGGAGGCCTGCCGCGGCCGGTGCGCGGCGGCTCTCGCTCCCCGGCCGGTGCCCGGCGGCTCCCCGCTACCCCGCCAGTGCCCGGAAGCGGCGCAGCCGCAGGCTGTTGCCGACGACGAAGACCGAGGAGAACGCCATCGCGGCCCCGGCGATCATCGGGTTGAGGAGTCCGGCGGCGGCCAGCGGCAGCGCCGCGACGTTGTAGCCGAACGCCCAGAACAGATTGGTCCGGATGGTGCCGAGGGTCGCCCGGGCCAGCCGGATGGCGTCCGCCGCGGCGCGCAGATCGCCCCGTACGAGGGTGAGGTCACCGGCCTCGATGGCGGCATCGGTGCCGGTGCCCATCGCCAGCCCCAGGTCGGCGCGGGCCAGCGCGGCCGCGTCATTGACGCCGTCGCCGACCATCGCCACCGAGCGGCCTTCGGACTGCAGCCGTTCGACGACCGCCACCTTGTCCTCGGGCAGCACCTCGGCGATCACCTCGTCGATCCCGACCTCGGCCGCGACCGCCGTCGCGACGGCGTGGTTGTCGCCGGTCAGCAGGACGGGCGTCAGCCCCAGGGCCCGCAGCCGGCGCACCGCCTCGGCGCTGGTGGGCTTCACCGCGTCGGACACCACCAGCACCGCGCGTGCCGCGCCGTCCCAGCCGACGGTGACCGCGGTACGCCCCTCGGCCTCGGCCGCGGCCTTGGCGGCTGCCAGCTCGGGCGTCAGGAACTGGGACGCCTGGTTCAGCAGCTGCTCGCGGCCCACCAGAACGGTGTGCCCCTCCACCACCCCCCGGACGCCCAGGCCGGGGACGTTCGCGAACTCCTCGGGGGTGGGGAGGCCATCCTCGGGGGCCGCCAGGGCGGCCGGGGCTGTCGCCGGGGCGCCGTCCCCGGCCCGCTGCCCGGCACCGGCGCCGGCGCGGGTGGCGATGGCACGGGCGACGGGATGCTCGGAGGCGTGCTCCAGCGCGCCGGCCAGCCGCAGCACCTCCGGCTCCGTGACGCCCTCGGTGAGGTGGATCCCGGTGAGCGTCATCACGCCGGTGGTGACCGTGCCGGTCTTGTCCAGGACGACGGTGTCCACCCGCCGGGTCGACTCCAGTACCTCGGGTCCCTTGAGCAGGATGCCGAGCTGGGCGCCGCGTCCGGTGCCGACCATCAGCGCGGTGGGCGTGGCCAGCCCGAGGGCACACGGGCAGGCGATGATCAGGACGGCGACGGCGGCGGTGAAGGCGGCCACCACGCCCGCGCCGGTGGCGAGCCAGCAGCCGAGGGTGCCGAGGGCGAGCGCGAGCACGGCCGGGACGAAGACCGCGGAGATCTTGTCCGCCAGCCGCTGGGCCGCGGCCTTGCCGTTCTGCGCGTCCTCGACCAGCCGCGACATCCGGGCGAGCTGGGTGTCCGCGCCGACCCGGGTGGCCTCGACGACCAGCCGGCCGCCCGCGTTGACGGTGGCCCCGATGACCGTGTCGCCGGGGGACACCTCGACCGGGACGGACTCACCGGTGAGCATCGAGGCATCCACCGCGGAGGCGCCCTCCAGCACCTTCCCGTCGGTGGCGATCTTCTCCCCGGGCCGTACGGTGAAACGGTCGCCGGCCTGCAACGCCGCGGTGGGGACCCGGACTTCACGGCCGTCCCGGAGCACGGTGACGTCCTTGGCGCCCAGCTCCAGCAGCGCCCGCAGCGCGGCTCCCGCCTTCCGCTTCGCGCGCGCCTCGAAGTACCGCCCGGCCAGGATGAAGGTGGTGACGCCGGCCGCGGCCTCCAGATAGATGCTGCCGCTGCCGTCGGTGCGGGCGATGGTCAGCTCGAAGGGGTGCGTCATCCCCGGCATGCCCGCGGTGCCGAAGAACAGCGCCCAGACCGACCAGCCCAGTGCCGCGAGGGTGCCCATGGAGATGAGGGTGTCCATCGTGGCCGTGCCGTGCCGCAGATTGGTCCAGGCGGCCCGGTGGAACGGCCAGGCCCCGTACGCCACCACCGGCGCGGCCAGGGTCAGCGACAGCCACTGCCAGTTGGTGAACTGCAGGGGCGGCACCATCGCCAGCAGCACCACCGGGACGGAGAGGGCGAGGGAGATCAGCAGGCGCTGACGGAGCGCGGCGAGCCCGTCGCCGTCCGCCTGACCGTCCACCCGGCCGTGGCCTTCGCCGCCCACGGGTCCTGTGGTGTCCGACGCCGGGGCTGGGGCCGGCGGCTCCGGGAGGGCCGCGGTGTAGCCGGTGCGCTCCACGGTGGCGATCAGGTCGGCGGTCCCGACGCCGCTGTCCTGCGCCACGGTCACCCTGGCCTTCTCCGTGGCGTAGTTGACGGTGGCGGTGACCCCCTCCATGCGGTTGAGCTTCTTCTCGATGCGGGCGGCGCACGAAGCGCAGGTCATCCCGCCGATCTCCAATTCGACTCCGTGCTCTCCGACCGCGGTCGTCATGGCTGCTCCTCGGTGTGCTGCGCGTCCCCGTGCCGTCGCTCCGGGAACGTTATACCCCCCTAGGGTATTCCTCGGTCGGTGTCACTGTGTCGCCGGGCCCTCTCCGTCCTCCAGTCGCCCTCTCGTCGCCCCTCCCTGCTCCCTCCTTGCCCTCTCGCTGCCCTTCCCGGCCTCTCGTTGCCCCCTCCGTGTCCGCTCCCCAGCGTCTTCGCCCCGCCGCGCTGCGTAAAACCGCCGCTGCGCCGTATTGCTCCTGCGCGCCCGCGGGCCATACTGGCCCGGTGTCGATGATCAGCAACCTCCGCAAGGCCGTCCGGCTGCCGCAGCCGCGCACCCGGGGGGTCGACCTCAGCCACCCGGCGCGTTCGCCGCTCGGCACCGCCGTGGTGAACTGCGCGGTGTACGTGGACGGCGTGCGGCAGGACGGCGACCATCCGGCCGAGGCCGCGATCCGCCGGGTCCGGGAGTCCGGCAGTGGATTTGTATGGATTGGCCTGCATGAGCCGTCCGAGAAGGAATTCGCCGGAATTGTCGAATTGTTCGGGCTCCACCCGCTCGCCGTCGAGGACGCGGTCTACGCGCACCAGCGGCCCAAGCTGGAGCGCTACGACGATTCGCTGTTCACCGTCTTCAAGACGGTCCGCTATGTCGAGCACGACCGGCTCACCGACACCAGCGAGGTCGTCGAGACCGGCGAGATCATGGTCTTCACCGGGACCGACTTCGTGATCACGGTGCGGCACGGCGGGCATGGTTCGCTGGGCCCGCTGCGCGAGCAACTGGAGTCCGTGCCCGAGCAGTTGGCGCTCGGTCCGTCCGCCGTGCTGCACGCCGTCGCCGACCTGGTGGTGGACGACTACCTCGATGTCGCCGCCGCCGTCTCGATCGATATCGACGACGTGGAGAGTGAGGTCTTCTCCGTGCGCGGCAGCGGCGGGGCCGGCCGGATCTACCAGCTCAAGCGCGAGCTGCTGGAACTCAAGCGTGCGGTGGCTCCCTTGGACCGGCCGATGCAGGAGCTGGCGACCCAGCCGATGGCGCAGGTCGAGCCCCGGATCAAGACGTACTTCCGGGACGTCGCCGACCATCTCGACCGGGTCACCGAGCAGATCACCGCATTCGACGAACTGCTCAACTCCATACTCCAGGCCCACCTCGCCCAGGTCACCGTGGCCCAGAACGAGGACATGCGCCGGATCAGTGCCTGGGTCGCGATCCTGGCGGTGCCGACCATGGTCTGCGGTGTGTACGGCATGAATTTCGACCATATGCCGGAAAAGCACTGGACGTTCGGCTATCCGCTGGTCATGGGGCTGATAGTGACGCTCTGCTGGGTGATCCACCGCGGCTTCAAGCGGAACGGCTGGCTCTGAGGCCCGTCCTCCGGGGCCTGTCCCCTGAAGTCTGGCCGGGGGGCACGGCCGGGGAGCGCTCGGGGGGCACGGTCGGCCGGACCGCCTGCCCGGACCGCCTGCCCGGACCGCCCGCCCGGCGTGGCCCGTGAGCCCGTCGGATGCGCACCCGGGGATGAAGTAAAGAGAAACTTACGGAAGGTCATGGCGTGTTAAAGGCACGCCGCCGATACGCCGGATAAACATGCTCTGACCAGTTCCCCAGTGGGCGGGTGCTGGCGGCGCCGGGACCTCCCCGCGCCCCCGGACGCCGGACCGCGGTCCCCGCCGGTTCTGTGAGGAGAGCACATTGCGGTACGGACAGGCACTGCGTGACGAGATCGCGGCCGAGGGGACGACGCCACTGATCGGCGTCCACGACATGCACTCGGCCTCGATCGCCGCCGCGCACTACAACGGCTTCTTCGTGTCCGGCTTCGGCTTCGCCGCGTCGTACTACGGGCTTCCGGACATCGGGTTCATCGCCTGGCCCGACATGGCCGCCTTCGTGGAGCGGCTGCGCGGCGCCTTCCCCCGCCACCATCTGCTGGTGGACATCGACGACGGCTATGTCGACCCCGAAGTGGCCTGCCATGTGGTGCAGCGCCTGGAGCGGACCGGCGCGACCGGGGTGATCCTGGAGGACCAGAAGCGGCCCCGTCGCTGCGGCCACGCGGACGGCAAACTGCTGCTGCCGCTGGAGGAGTACCTGGAGAAGCTGAACATGGTGCTGGCCAGCCGTACCGATCTGCTCGTCGTGGCCCGTACGGACGCCACGGAGGAGGACGAGATGCTGCGGCGGGCGGCGGCGTTGGCCGGGTCCGACGCGGATGTGGTGCTGGTCGACGGGGTGCGCAGCGTCGAGGGGATCCGCCGGATCCGCGCGGTGCTCGGCACCAAGCCGTTGCTGTTCAACCAGATCGCGGGCGGGAAGTCCCCGCGGCTCTCGCTGACCGAACTGACCGGACTCGGCGTCGATGTGGCCATCTACAGCACCCCCTGCCTGTTCGCCGCGCACCGGGCGATGGAGACCGCGATGGCCGAGCTGAAGTACGCGGACGGACGGCTGCCCGCCACCGGGGGCAGCGGCGGCGAGATCGGTGTCAAGGAAGCCACCGAACTGCTGGCCCGCAACATCAGCCGGCACCACCCCGTACGGGAGACCGTCCTGGCATGACCCGCGGGCGGGGCGGGGCGAGGCACCCGCGCGCCCCGCCCCACCGCTACCGCCCCGCCACCTGTCGCGGCCGGGCCGCGCACCAGCCCGCCGCGATCTGCGGCAGCAGCAGCGCCAGCAGGACGGTCAGCGGGACCGTCCAGCTCCCGGAGAGGTCGTGCACGGCGCCCAGGACGGCCGGGCCGGCCGCGGCGAGGACATAGCCGAAGCACTGGGCCATGCTGGAGAGTTGGGCGGCGTGCCGGGCGTCCGGTGCGCGCTGCACGATGAACAGCAGCGCGAGGCTGATCGCCGCGCCCTGGCCCAGGCCGAGCAGCACCATCCAGAGGTAGGCGCCGGAGGCCGGCGCGACCAGCACCCCGAGGAAGCCGGCCGCGCACAACAGTGCGCCCGCGGCGGCCAGGACGCCGGCCCGCAGCCGGCGGCCGACGACGACCGGTGCGAGGAACGAGCCGGTGATGCCCAGCAGCGAGGAGAAGGAGAGCATCCACCCGGCGTCGCCCGCGCTCATCCCGGCGTCCGTGAGTATCGTCGGCAGCCAGGCGGCGGCCGCGTAGTAACTCAGCGACTGCAGGCCCATATAGCCGGTCACCTGCCAGGCCAGCGGATCGCGCCACAGCCCGCGCACCGGGTGCGCCGCGGCGCGGGCCGCGGCCGCCGGCACCCGTGTACGGGTACGGGCCTGCGGCAGCCAGCAGACCAGCGCGAGGACCGCGAGCATGCCCCAACAGGCCAGCGTGGTGCGCCAGTTCAGACCGGCAGCCTGCTGGAGGGGAACCGTGACGCCGGCCGCGAGCGCGGCGCCGCCGAACAGCGACATCGAGTACAGCCCGGTCATCAGCCCGGCCCTGGCCGGGAAGTCCCGCTTGATCAGGCCGGGCAGCAGCACATTGGCGACGGCGATCCCTGCGCCGATCACCAGCGTTCCGGCGAACAGCGCCACGGTCGAGTCCAGCAGCCGTATCGCGGTTCCGCCGCAGATCAGGGCCATGGTGCCGAGCAGCGACCGCTCCATGCCCAGCCGCCGTCCCAGCCGCGGTGCGACCGGCGCCAGCAGGCCGAAGCAGAGCAGCGGCAGCGCGGTGAGCAGACTCGTGGCGGCGGCCGACATCCCGCTGTCGTCGCGGATGGTGCCGACGAGCGGAGAG is a genomic window of Streptomyces sp. Edi2 containing:
- a CDS encoding glutaminase, with protein sequence MDYQAVLEEVAAHARPYVRRGRVADYIPALERVSADRFGIAVADIHGEVYGVGDWETPFSVQSISKAFSLALVMSQSHDGHDDIWKRVGREPSGTPFNSLVQLEAEDGIPRNPFINAGALVVTDRLQTLTGDASTSMLHFLREESGNPDLAFDQAVADSEAEHGDRNAALAHFMASFGNLENPVPSVIEHYFWQCSIEMSCRDLAVAGGFLARHGLRADGSRLLEAREAKRINAVMLTCGTYDAAGEFAYRVGLPAKSGVGGGIIAVIPGRCTLCVWSPGLDARGNSVAGAAALDHFTTLTGWSVF
- a CDS encoding VOC family protein; amino-acid sequence: MTSTPSSSTPSSTAPASSTTPSTPRFAAIGIVVADMAAALAFYRRLGLDVPAEADRAPHAEAQLPGGLRLMWDTHATARAVDPDWTPPQGGTPTGLAFECADPAGVDAVYAELTAAGYTGEKPPWDAFWGQRYAVVQDPDGHGVDLFAPLP
- a CDS encoding beta-ketoacyl-ACP synthase III, with the translated sequence MTGSRVLALGHYQPSGVLTNDDLAAMVDTDDAWIRSRVGIRTRHVAAPDETVDAMASAAAAKALAASGLAPQDIDLVLVATCTATDRSPNTAARVAARLGLDAPATMDLNVVCSGFTHALATADHAIRAGSSTHALVIGAEKFTEVVDWTDRSTCVLVGDGAGAAVVSASPEPEIGPVLWGSVPQMGGAVRIEGEPARFSQEGQTVYRWATTQLPAIARTVCERSGITPADLAGVVLHQANLRIIEPVAERLGAVNAVVAKDVVDSGNTSAASVPLALSKLVERREISSGAPVLLFAFGGNLSYAGQVIRCP
- a CDS encoding heavy metal translocating P-type ATPase, which gives rise to MTTAVGEHGVELEIGGMTCASCAARIEKKLNRMEGVTATVNYATEKARVTVAQDSGVGTADLIATVERTGYTAALPEPPAPAPASDTTGPVGGEGHGRVDGQADGDGLAALRQRLLISLALSVPVVLLAMVPPLQFTNWQWLSLTLAAPVVAYGAWPFHRAAWTNLRHGTATMDTLISMGTLAALGWSVWALFFGTAGMPGMTHPFELTIARTDGSGSIYLEAAAGVTTFILAGRYFEARAKRKAGAALRALLELGAKDVTVLRDGREVRVPTAALQAGDRFTVRPGEKIATDGKVLEGASAVDASMLTGESVPVEVSPGDTVIGATVNAGGRLVVEATRVGADTQLARMSRLVEDAQNGKAAAQRLADKISAVFVPAVLALALGTLGCWLATGAGVVAAFTAAVAVLIIACPCALGLATPTALMVGTGRGAQLGILLKGPEVLESTRRVDTVVLDKTGTVTTGVMTLTGIHLTEGVTEPEVLRLAGALEHASEHPVARAIATRAGAGAGQRAGDGAPATAPAALAAPEDGLPTPEEFANVPGLGVRGVVEGHTVLVGREQLLNQASQFLTPELAAAKAAAEAEGRTAVTVGWDGAARAVLVVSDAVKPTSAEAVRRLRALGLTPVLLTGDNHAVATAVAAEVGIDEVIAEVLPEDKVAVVERLQSEGRSVAMVGDGVNDAAALARADLGLAMGTGTDAAIEAGDLTLVRGDLRAAADAIRLARATLGTIRTNLFWAFGYNVAALPLAAAGLLNPMIAGAAMAFSSVFVVGNSLRLRRFRALAG
- a CDS encoding magnesium and cobalt transport protein CorA encodes the protein MISNLRKAVRLPQPRTRGVDLSHPARSPLGTAVVNCAVYVDGVRQDGDHPAEAAIRRVRESGSGFVWIGLHEPSEKEFAGIVELFGLHPLAVEDAVYAHQRPKLERYDDSLFTVFKTVRYVEHDRLTDTSEVVETGEIMVFTGTDFVITVRHGGHGSLGPLREQLESVPEQLALGPSAVLHAVADLVVDDYLDVAAAVSIDIDDVESEVFSVRGSGGAGRIYQLKRELLELKRAVAPLDRPMQELATQPMAQVEPRIKTYFRDVADHLDRVTEQITAFDELLNSILQAHLAQVTVAQNEDMRRISAWVAILAVPTMVCGVYGMNFDHMPEKHWTFGYPLVMGLIVTLCWVIHRGFKRNGWL
- a CDS encoding isocitrate lyase/PEP mutase family protein produces the protein MRYGQALRDEIAAEGTTPLIGVHDMHSASIAAAHYNGFFVSGFGFAASYYGLPDIGFIAWPDMAAFVERLRGAFPRHHLLVDIDDGYVDPEVACHVVQRLERTGATGVILEDQKRPRRCGHADGKLLLPLEEYLEKLNMVLASRTDLLVVARTDATEEDEMLRRAAALAGSDADVVLVDGVRSVEGIRRIRAVLGTKPLLFNQIAGGKSPRLSLTELTGLGVDVAIYSTPCLFAAHRAMETAMAELKYADGRLPATGGSGGEIGVKEATELLARNISRHHPVRETVLA
- a CDS encoding MFS transporter, whose protein sequence is MRDEGGPAVAEAHPAAGIPGGPATTAGTPVTGRSGEPDTSVAGLPGGPAAAPGPTPSGVAGRRALYLGTGVVLLALNLRPALVAVSPLVGTIRDDSGMSAAATSLLTALPLLCFGLLAPVAPRLGRRLGMERSLLGTMALICGGTAIRLLDSTVALFAGTLVIGAGIAVANVLLPGLIKRDFPARAGLMTGLYSMSLFGGAALAAGVTVPLQQAAGLNWRTTLACWGMLAVLALVCWLPQARTRTRVPAAAARAAAHPVRGLWRDPLAWQVTGYMGLQSLSYYAAAAWLPTILTDAGMSAGDAGWMLSFSSLLGITGSFLAPVVVGRRLRAGVLAAAGALLCAAGFLGVLVAPASGAYLWMVLLGLGQGAAISLALLFIVQRAPDARHAAQLSSMAQCFGYVLAAAGPAVLGAVHDLSGSWTVPLTVLLALLLPQIAAGWCAARPRQVAGR